A segment of the Bacillus pseudomycoides genome:
TACCACTACCCATAATTGAATCAATGATGTTAATTTTTGTTTGTACTGAATGGTTTAATAACATATCTAAACTCCTTTTCCCGTATAGTTCTGTAAGATTTGTCTTACAAACACTCACTTGCAGGAAAAGAACAAAATAGGACAAATAAATTTGATCAGTAGTAATTATTTTTCTATCAGTTATTAAACAGGTCACACAAATATATTGTTCTATGGCTGTTATCGCTACTTGTTAGTAGTGGTTGTTTTGTTCTACAACTATCCGTAATTAGTGGTAGTTAAAATCCTTTAAATCACTTGACTTTTGGTTTTACTTTTCACTGAATTAACTAGATTTGTCTAGGAAACATGGGCAAAAGAATGACTACCTTTATAACATTTTGAAAAAAAACAAAGTGCTATAAAAGTAGACGTCCTTTAATACTGAATTGAACTGAGTTTGCTGAGGTTTCCACTGTATCACCTTGTTTGAACGCTAGATTTTCATCTGCAACGAACTTTTAACATGTCATGCTTGTCCAACATGCTGAAAAACTTAGGGAAGGTATTGTAACTACTGACATAACCTTAATTACTCGTAACCTAATATGATCTTTCTTATTCGTTGCTACCTGTACCATAGTACACCAAGCAACCAGCCGAACCGTTAATGGTCGTTCTCACCTAGACTCCTAACAACGCAAACAAGGAAACATTATCCGTTAGGACGCTTAATTTTATGACATTGGCTTAGCTAACCTGTTCAAGTGTTTAGTGTGGTGTTAGGTCATTCCCACATTCGAAAATCTCTGTACACTGGCTAAAAAAGACAATAGGAAACTAGACCTCTTGCATTATATTTTTGAAAAATTTATAATAGAGGTGCTGAATGTACGGAATTTCCGTTATTTGGTTTTGAATGTGAATTTTGGTCACCTATTGCCGTAGGTGGCTTTTTTCCTATTTATATATCTATCGTATTTAAAGGATTAAACTTGTCGTTTTGTTCTTTTAAGTCGTTTCCCCACATAGCAGCATACCGTTCTGTTACCACTATAGATGAATGCCTCATTAACCTTTGAACTGCAAATGTACTCATTCCCGATTGGATACAACGTTGACAAAATGTATGTCTAAATGTATGGCTGGAAAGACGTACATCTTTAAAATTCATAATCTTAGCTAGACGTTTAAAGACGTTTTGTACCGCATTAGGAGTTAATTGTTTATTGGAACGGTTTGTAAAAACGTATTCTGAAAGTCCTTTTTCTACAAAGGTCTGTTCGCAAAATGTTTTGTATGTTGCTAACTCCATAAGTACCTTATCGGCAACAGGAATAGATTCTCTTTTACGACTTTTCCCAAACACAGATAAAGTTTGATACTTGAAGTCTATATCAGTCCATTTTAGGGAACATAATTCTGATTGTCTTAACCCTGTACCAAGTAAAACAACGATAATGGAATAGTCACGATATGCGTAAAAGGTTTTTTCTCGCTGTTTGATCCTTCTATAGTAGTTAAGCATTTGCTTAATGTGATAATCCGTAAATACATCAATACGTACATCTTCTCGTGCCTTCTGTATTTTCTTAGCAGGATTATTTTTAATGACTTCACATTCAATCATATAATTAAGAAAAGCACGAATACGTTGCAACTTAGAGTTTGTAGTGGTTGCGTTGTTTCCTTTCTTTTGATAATGCAAGATGTATCGCTTCATAATACTTGCAGTAATATCCTCAACATTTATCACATCATGTTCTAAACAGAAATCCTCAAACTGTTTCAGAATGTCTCGATAGCTTTGTAGCGTTTTCGGTGTAACATTCTTAAATTCTCGATCGTCCAAGAAATCAAGGACAGCAAATTTTAACAACAAAAAAAACCACCCCGCATTTTTTGCGAAGTGGTTTCCGTTTAGTCGTACCGGTTTGGTAATGACCATAACATTTTTAATTGTTAAGAAACGTATCCAAACCCTTGATATAACTAACTATATGACCCCGGAGAGGCTCGAACTCACGACCTCCACCCTGTCAAGGTGGCGCTCTCCCTGCTGAGCTACGGGATCGTAAAAAATATTAATGGTATTTTATGTCTGATAATTCTGTTAAGTTGATTATACAGAACTAAGTGTCACATTACAATAGTTTTTAATTGCAATATTTAAACGGTTATATACTATTTGAAAATGAGAAGCGTATTGGAGGGTTGGACGGGTTAGAAGACAGAAAGGTTTAAATTATAATTATATATAATATATATCAATTTAAATTGAAAAATCGATATAATCTCTGTCTTTTTGGGGGGAGGATTATGATCTATAAATAGCGTAATAAATAAAAGGAGAGTATCACAGTGTTTAAAAATGTGATTGGTTTTATTATGGGAGGCCTTGTTTTATTTGGCGTTATACTCGGCGGCGTTATGTTGTTTCATAAAGCAGATAAACAAGAAACGAATGTTGAAAAAACTGAGACAATGAAAGAGGTAGATAAATCAAAAGATATTGGAATGAAGATAAGAGAAATGCATAGTGATTTAAATACGATTACAGGTTGGGAGAGGTATGAGAATCTTGAGAAGACCGATGCTCCAGCTTGGCAAGAGAACGAATGGGGATTCAAGTTAATTGATACCACTTTAAAAGAAGCTGCTTCGTTGACTAAAGGCAATTTAAAGGAAGATTTAGATCAAGCTAGAAAATTACTTCATATTTCAACTCAAAATCATGATACAACAGCTCTAATATATGTTCATCGTATTTTACATGATCTTGATATCGGACAAAACAGATTGAAAGAAAAAGATGTGTTTAATAGTGCAAAAGCGGGTGCTGGTAATGCGAGTGAAATACCTACTTATGATGATTATATTAAGCAACATAGTAAATAAATAGTTACTTTATCGTTGTTTTGGTAGGATATTCTTTTTACAATTGCATGTAAATAGTATATAACAGAAATAGAGAATAGATTTATAAATATTCATAGGTTAATTAAAGGAGCATATACGAATGGTAAGAAAATCTTTCAAGATACGTATATCTAGAAATAGAACGATCTCAATAAATGGTGCGATTCTTGATGTTGATGTTTCTCATGATGAGTTTTTAGATGAGTTTATTGAATGGGTAGATTCAAAGGGTTGGTCCTTCATGGGAATGACCGATGAGATTACAGAAGAGGAAGCAGGGAATAATTTAATAGATTTATTGGCTGATGAGAAGGATAAGAAAGAATGAGTCCTTCTTATTTTTATGCGTATGATGATGTCTTTCCTTGTAAAATTATGATATAGTGAAAAATGGCAATCAATTTTCCATTTAAATACCAATTTAATGTCGGATTGGTAGAATTAGTATATAAGGCAAAAGAAAATAGAAAAGGGAGAGTCATATGGTAAATTGCAAGAAAATTTCGGTTTTTATTATGGTTATTTGTTTATTCTTTTTAACGCCTATGACATTGTACGCTGAAACTGGTATTGCGCCAGCACCAGCACCAGCACCTGGTCAAGGTCCAAATGTATTTGGTCAGTTTGCAGTTTCAATTGATGCAAAAACAGGGGATGTTTTATATGACAAAAATGCACATCAACATGCATTCCCGGCAAGTATGACGAAAGTATTAACAGCTATTTTATTGATGGAACATGTGAAGCCGGAGGAACAGTTTACGTTTTCACAACCTGCATTAGATCAGGAAAAGAGTAATTATCAACTTGAATTTCAAGTAGGTGAAACAATCAATCGTAATACAGCACTAACAATTTTAATGGTATTAAGTGCAAATGATGTTGCGTATGCAATTGGTGAACGTATTGGGGGAAGTATAGAGAACTTTGCGAATATGATGAATGAGAAAGCAAAGCAGTTAGGAGCAAAGGATAGTCATTTTGTAACGCCGAATGGTTTACATGATCCGAATCATTATACGACGGCATATGATATGGCAATGATCACGAGAGGGGTTCAACAATACCCTGAGATTTTACAAGCTATGAATACGAAACGAACAACGGTTACAACATCTAGACAAACGGTTTCTATTTTTAATAAGGCTAATTATTTCGAAAATCCATATAGTATTGGTGGAAAAACAGGTTTTACAAATGAAGCACGCAATACACTTGTATTATTAAATGAGAAAGATGGTAATCGTATTGTCAATGTTGTGATGGCGTCACAAAGACCAGAGATTTACGAAGATATGCGTCAAATTGCAGATCATTCGTTCTCACAATTTGCTAAGCAAATGGTTTTAGATAAAAATAATTGGCATCAGAAAGCAACATATTTAGATAAAAATATAGATTGTGAACTTGAAAAAAGTGCAGAATTGATGTTGAAGAAAGATGAAGGTAAGAATGTAAAAACAATTTTTAGAACAGCTCCAGTTGATAAAGAAAAACTATATCAAAAGGGGATTCATCGCGGGGATGTAATTGGAATAGTAGACGTGACGAAAAACAATCAAAAGATTGAAAGTATTAATGTTCTTTCTAAGGAAGATGTTACATTTGCAATGCCGAAAAAAAATATAAAGCCGGCTGAGCCTACGTATCCTTTTGGGTTGATGGTAAGTATTGGAGCTGGAATTATTGCTTTAATAATAATCGGTTTATATGTGGTAAGACGAGCTAAAAAGAATGCGGTTTCAGAAGTGGAATAGGCAATGATCAATTGCCTATTTTTTATTGCGTTTTTCATTCGTTCATTATAGTATTGACTTGAGTTCTTTTTTAAGAACAACTTAGGATATCCTAGTTTTTACGTGCATATACATAATAAAGAGGAGGAGATAATGATGAAACTAGTTTGGAAGATTATGAGTAACGTCATCTCATTTGTTTTATTTGCGTTAATGGTTTTTTTAGCGTTTATTGTCATCTCATCAAAAGCAAGCGGCGGGGATCCGACTGTAATGGGATATCAATTTAAAACAGTACTATCTGGATCGATGGAACCAACATTTTTAACAGGGTCAATTATTGCAATCGAACCAACGAAAGATGGATCTAAATATAAAAAAGACGATGTAATTACTTTTAAAGAAAGCGATAAAAAAATTGTAACTCACCGTATTATTGATGTGAAAAACGTAAATGGGAAAGTAATGTATGAAACGAAAGGTGACAATAATAATGGGCCGGATTTAAAACCAGTCTTAGCAGAAAATGTTATTGGGAAATATGGAAATATTACAGTTCCATATGTGGGATATTTATTGAATTATGCGAATTCAAAAGCAGGAGCAGCCTTACTTTTAATTATTCCAGGCATATGTTTACTTGGGTACTCTGCAATTTCTATTTTTAGTGCAATCCGTAGCATTGATAGTGAAAAGAAAAAGAAATCTGCAGATGTAGGACAATCTGTATAATTCCGTTATTTTCTCCATTTTAGAGATTATAAATATAAAGATATTATTGGGGAAACCTTCAATACCAGTTAATAATGATGCACTTTTGGAGTTATTAAAGGAGAAGGGAATTAAGGCGGGAAACAAGGATACATTTAAAGTGAAATTTGAGTTTGTAGATAATGGGAAAAAATTAAAATCGATTCCAAGAAGATACGCTTGAGCTGAAATGGACATTTGATGCACAGCAAACAGTTGGTAGAGAGAAATAATTATATAAATAGGCTATCAAATTGATAGTCTATTTATATATATTATTTTCGAACTATTACACGGAGATATGTATACGAGAGATTAGATTGATAGAATTAAGTTTTTACCATGAAAAAGGTCATATGCCACAAAAATGTAAAAAATACTATATTTTTATTTGATTTTCGGATTTTATTCTATATAATGAAATTATGTTCTTTATAGAGAATTGAATACGAGTAATGGGAGAGGTTGGAATGATGAAATCATCAAAAAAAATAAAAACAATACTCATGTTACCATGTATGTGTTCAATAGCTTTCTATATGGGATCACAAGTAGTTACGTATACAGAGGCTGCTTTTGTAAATGAGACAAAAATACATTCTACTGTTTCAACTGCAATTGTATTTCCAAAAACGATTGATACTTTGGTGAAAGAAACGCAACAGCATGAGAATTTGATTTTAAATGGAACTGAAGGAATGAATAAGGAAACGCAAGCTGATTCTGTAGAAGTACTCGAACAAAAAGCGCAGCAATGGAGAGAACAGTTTGAAAAAGTGAAAGTGGAACGTGAAGCCTTGCAACACATATATACAGAAATAGAAGATTATTATAAGCAATCAGTAGAAAATGTAAGAGTAAATAATAGCGATTCAAGTAAGCAAGTGCTTCAATATGTACAAGCGGGTTTTACTAAAGTAGGGAGTATTAAGGATAATGTTGATAAGCAAATATCAGTACAAAAAATGGAAGAATTTATTCTAACCCTACAAAAGAGAATAGAAGAGAAAAAAGCGCAACAGGTTAATAACACGTCTGGAAAAGCAGAGCAAGAACAAGTCGTACCTTCTTCTGAGCAAAAAGAGTCAAACAGCCAGGAAGAAATAAAGCAACCATCAAACCCCAAACAAGAACAAGTCGTACCTTCTTCTGGGCAAAAAGAGTCAAACAGCCAAGAAGAAATAAAGCAACCATCAAACCCTAAACAAGAACAAGTCGTACCTTCTCCTGAGCAAAAAAAATCAAACAAGAAGAAATAAAGCAACCGTCAAACCCTAAACAAGAACAAGTCAATCAAGCTCAATAAGCGAAAAAGACCAATCCAGTATTACAACAGCCTGAAGAGAATAAAGAAGAAGTGCAGAAACAAGATTCAAGCGCTGTACATGAAAACCACTGATTTTTGGGTTATACCTTCTGCAAATGTAGAGGTTAACATAAAAAAATGAAGTTCAGGGGGAATATGGAATGGGAATTAAGAAAAAATTAGGAATGGGTGTTGCATCAGCTGCGTTAGGACTATCTTTAATTGGTGGAGGAACATTTGCATACTTTAGTGATAAGGAAGTATCAAATAATACATTTGCAGCAGGTACATTAGATCTTTCTGTAGATCCAACTACGATTATTGATGTTGATAATATTAAGCCAGGGGATAAAATGACACGTGACTTTAAGCTTGTCAATAATGGTTCATTAGATATAAAAACTGTGAAATTATTAACTAATTATAATGTAATAGATTCAAAAGGAGATAATTCAGAAGACTTTGGTAAGCATATCCGTGTGAATTTCTTCTGGAATTGGGATAAATTAAGTGAGCCTATTTTCTCAACGACATTGGCTGATTTAAAGGCTATGTCTCCAGATGCAGTGGAAGAAAGTATTTTTGCAGGTTGGTTTGCTGAAAAGGGTGGCTTGAAGCATGGTGATTCCGATTATCTTTGGGTACAATATGAATTTGTAGATAATAAGCAAGATCAAAATCAATTCCAAGGTGATAAACTTGAGTTGAAATGGACATTTGAAGCAGAACAAACAGAAGGGTCAGAAAAATAATAGGATTGATAGAAAAAAGGTAGGTTTTTCCTGCCTTTTTTTCATACCAATTCTTGTTATATGAGGGATGTACATGAATAAGAAGTGGTTATTTATCATGAGTATATGTCTGATTCTAGTAGTTTTCATTGGTATTACAAAAAATATTGACCAAGTGTATGCAGAGGAGCGGCGAGAAATAGATATAAGCCTTGAGCCAAAAGAAGTACTATTTCATGTTTCAAATATGAAGCCAGGAGACTGGGCAAATCGAAGTATACGTATTAGTAATGAAGGAACAAAGAAATTATCATATAGTATAAAGAGCGAGGCTTCAGAGGGGTCTGCGAAATTATATGAAGCTCTTACGGTCACTGTAAAAGATAAACAAGGAGTGCTGTACGAGGGAAGTCTAAAAGAACTTCAAAGTATGGAAAAGCGTACATTAGCAGTTGATAGAACTGACGAGCTTATCTATACGATACATGTTTCTAAAGAGTTAGGAAATGAGTATCAAGGATTACAAACAATAGTAAAATTTATTTTTTATGCAGAGGGACCAACTGGGAATGGTGAGGGTACCGAAAATGAAATGGGAAGCAATCAAATGCAACCTCCTGCATCCATAAATTCTAATAGTAACTGGCAGCTACCACGTACAGGTATGCAGCAAAGCAGTATGATTTTAATAGGGTTTGGCTTAGTATGGTGTGGATTATATTTTTATAAAAAGTATATTCAAATGAAGTATCGGAAGGATTAAGTCTTTTTAAGGATGAATAGAGAATAGTTTCAAAATTAATATTATTTTATAGTTGCAATTACACCTCTACGTTCTTTATAATGAACATAAGGTAGCTTTTAAAGAACAGATAAATTCAAGGGGTATTGTACATACATTGGCCGTAGAAAAATAACAGGCGTTCTATTGGTTATACCTCTTATCCAATCATTAAGAGATAACAATAAAAAAATAGCTAGGGGGAATTTACAGTGAGTTTAAAGAAAAAATTAGGTATGGGAGTCGCTTCAGCGGCATTGGGATTATCTTTAATCGGTGGAGGAACATTCGCTTACTTTAGTGACAAAGAAGTATCGAACAATACGTTTGCAGCGGGTACATTAGATCTTACTTTGGACCCTCAAACAATTGTAGATATTAAGGACCTTAAACCAGGCGATTCTGTTAAGAAAGAATTTTTATTAAAGAACAGCGGCACGTTAGCAATTAAAGATGTTAAATTAGCAACGAAGTACTCAGTTACAGATGCGAAAGGCGATAACGCTGGGGAAGATTTCGGTAAGCATATTAAAGTGAAATTTATTTGGAACTGGGATAAACAAAGCGAGCCTGTATATGAAACAACATTAGCAGATTTACAAAATGCTGATCCAGATCTTCTAGCAAAAGACATCTTTGCTCCAGAGTGGGGTGAAAAGGGTGGCTTAGAAGCTGGAACAGAAGACTACCTATGGGTACAATTTGTATTTGAAGAAAATGGTCAAGATCAAAATAAATTCCAAGGCGATAAATTAAACTTAGAATGGACATTCAATGCAAACCAAACTGAAGGCGAAGAGAGATAGTCAATAAGGGAATAACAGAAAAAAAAGCGGGGATTCCCCGCTTTTTTTTGTAAATAAAAAAAAGAGTGCCCCCCAGTATGCACTTCTTTTCGGATATATTATTTCTGGTTTCTCTTCCATTTTGTAAACTCTAAAAATTCACGAAATTGTTCTTTTGATACACCGGAGTTCATGGCTTCTTTGACGAGATGTGTCCATTCCGAATCCAATTGATTTTCGGATGGTGTTTCGTCATGAAGGAGCGTATCCACGGGAATTTGCAGAACATTAGCAATTTTTTCGAGAAATTGAATGGAAGGGTTCTTTTGTAAATTACGTTCAATGGAACTAATATAAGACTTTGCAACACCTGCTTTTTCAGCAAGTTCTGTTAAAGAAATCCCTCTTTGCAACCGAAGGCGTTTTATACGTTCTCCTATCATCTTTGTGCACCTTTCTGTAAGTATGTAGTCGGCTTATGATGTCATTATTATAACACAAATTTCGTTAAAAAGAACGACTCTGCTACTCTGCTAGTTTCTGGTAGGCTGGTTCATACGTTGGAAAAAGTGTTCGATATCTTGAATAGCGATCCCAGCATCTAAAGCTTCAAGCATTAAATCAATCCAATCCTGATCTAGCGTATCTGCCTTTTCTTTGTACAAAGTGTATTCCTCCCTAATATGTAATGAATCGTACAAAATAAACAATCTTTTAAACACATTATAATATTTTGAAAAGTTAATGTGGTAAAAATAATGTTAATTTATTGTATATTTTGTAGGTAAAATCAATAAAAAGTTATTGTTTTGTCATTCTATAAAGAAATTGTAATAGTTTTATCTAAAATTATCAATATCTTCAGAAATAACTGATATATGAAGAAATATTTTTGTGGAAAATATGTAATTTTTACAAAAATGTTACGAAAGTTACAAAATAGCACAAAATTAAACAAAATATTGAAAAATTACTGAATTTTTATTATTATCTAAATATTGGTACATATTTTATTGGGGGAGGAAAAAAGGGATGAAAAAGAAACCGTTTAAAGTGTTATCAACACTTGCTGTAGCAGCTGTACTAGGCTGCTCGTTTGGGGCTGGGAGTCAGTCTGTTTATGCAGAAACACCTGCAAAAACACCTACAAGTCCAATTGATGATCATTTAATTCCGGAGGAGCGTTTAGCGGATGCCCTGAAAAAACGTGGAGTAATTGATTCATCAGCTTCAAAAGAAGAAACAAAGAAAGCTGTCGAAAAGTATGTAGAGAAGAAGAAGGGTGACAAACCTGGAAAAGAAGAAACAACTGGTGATTCTGTTACAAAAGAAGCATCTGATTTCTTGAAGAAGGTTAAAGATGCAAAGGCAGATACAAAGGAAAAATTAGAAAAACCAGCAAATGGAAATGGTGCTGGAACAGGTCCGGTTAGAGGTGCATTAAATGGTAAAGTACCAACGACTCCTGCAAAAGCAAAAGAGTATAACGGGGAAGTTCGTAAGGACAAAGTACTTGTTTTACTTGTAGAGTATGCTGATTTCAAACATAACAATATTGATAAAGAGCCTGGTTATATGTATTCTAGTGATTTTAACCAAGAACATTATCAAAAAATGTTATTTGGTAACGAACCATTTAAATTAGAAGATGGGACAAGCATTGAAACATTTAAGAAATATTATGAAGAACAATCTGGTGGCAGTTATACAGTAGATGGAACCGTTACAAAGTGGTTAACAGTTCCAGGTAAAGCAGCTGATTACGGTGCAGATGCTGGAGACGGCCATGATAATAAAGGCCCATTAGGACCTCGTGACCTGATCAAAGATGCATTAAAAGCAGCGGTAGATAGCGGTCTTGATTTATCAGAATTTGATCAATTTGATCAATATGATGTAAATAAAGATGGCAATCAAAATCAACCAGATGGTTTAGTGGACCACTTAATGGTTATTCATGCTGGTGTGGGACAAGAAGCTGGCGGCGGTAAATTAGGTGACGATGCGATTTGGTCACATCGCTGGACAATTGGTCCAAAACCATATGAAATCGAAGGTACAAAATCAAAAGTACCATACTGGAATGGTAAAATGGCAGCGTTCGACTACACAATTGAACCTGAAGATGGAGCAGTTGGTGTATTCGCGCACGAATATGGTCATGATTTAGGACTTCCAGATGAGTATGATACAAAGTATTCTGGCGGCGGTGAACCAATTCAATCTTGGTCTATTATGAGTGGCGGTAGCTGGGCAGGTAAAATTGCTGGAACAACGCCAACAAGTTTATCTCCACAAAATAAAGAGTTCTTCCAAAAAACAATTGGCGGTAACTGGGCGAATATTGCGGAAGTAGATTATGATAAGTTGAACCGAGGGATTGGTTATGCAACGTACTTAGATCAAAGTGTAACAAAAACTGCTCGACCAGGCATGGTTCGTGTTAACTTACCAGATAAAGAAGTAAAAGGAATTGAACCTGCGTTTGGTAAGAAGTACTACTATAGTACAAAAGGTGATGATCTTCATACTACATTAGAAACACCTTTATTTGATTTAACAAATGCAACAAATGCAAAATTTGATTACAAATCGTTGTATGAAATTGAAACAGACTATGATTTCTTAGAAGTACATGCTGTGGCTGAAGACGGAACGAAAACATTAGTTGATACGATTGGTAATAAAAATGTAAAAGATGGTGCAGATACAACTCTTGGAAAATGGGTAGACAAATCTTATGATTTAAGCCAATTCAAAGGCAAGAAAGTGAAACTTGTATTTGAATATGTGACTGATGGTGGCTTAGCATTAAATGGCTTTACTCTTGATAATGCAACGTTAACTGTAGATGGAAATGTTGTATTCTCTGATGACGCAGAAGGTACACCACAATTCAAATTAGATGGATTCGTTGCATCTAACGGAATTGAACAGAAAAAACATAACTACTATGTAGAGTGGAGAAATTATGCTGGTGCGGATGAAGCGTTAAAATATGCTCGTGGTCCAGTATACAACACAGGTATGGTTGTATGGTATGCAGATTCTAGCTATACAGATAACTGGGTTGGCGTACATCCAGGGTATGGATTCCTTGGCGTAGTTGACTCTCATCCTGAAGCAATTGCAGGAACTTTAAATGGTAAGCCAACATTTAAAGATAGCACACGTTATCAAATTGCAGATGCAGCGTTCTCTTTCGATCAAACACCAGCTTGGAAAGTTGTATCGCCAACTCGTGGAACATTTGAATACAATGGATTACCAGGTGTTGCGAAGTTCGACGATTCTAAAGCTTATATTAACAAACAAATTCCAGATGCAGGACGTATCTTACCGAAACTTGGTCTGAAATTTGAAGTAGTTGGTCAAGCTGATGATAAATCTGCAGGAGCAGTTCGTCTATATCGTTAATTATGAAAAAGCTGTTGAAGGTTTTCTTTTCAACAGCTTTTTTTTTATGAGCAAATGTATTTTATATAAAATAAAAACTCATATATAATGAAACTTTAAGGATAGAAAAATGTTAAGTAAAAGTCGTTACCTATATGAATACAAATTGAAAACCTGATATAAAACCTTTCTTTTTAGGAGGAAGAGAGGATCCGGCCGAGCATAGAAACGGTTTAGCCCGATGCCAAGTGAAAATAAAGGGAGAAAACGAGTGTAGGTTACTTTTTGTTTTCATAGTAGTGACTTATATGTTAAAACATCAATGTAAATATAAGAGGAGGGGTAGCAGATGAATATCACTTCTATTGTGAACGAGCAAAAGTCATATTTTTATAAAGGACACACAAGAAATATAGAAGAGAGAAAGCAACATCTAAAAAAATTATATGAAGGGATTCAGCGTTTTGAGTCCGATATTTTTCAAGCGTTAAAATTAGACTTAAATAAATCCGATCATGAGTCATTTACGACAGAGGTTGGATACGTATTAAAGGAAATTTCATTTTTAATGAAACACCTTTCTTCATGGAGTAAGCCAAGGCGCGTTCGTACAGCACTGACACACGTTGGTTCGAAAGGAAAAGTTGTTCCAGAGCCATATGGTGTTACCCTTGTAATGGCTCCGTGGAATTACCCATTTCAACTTGCAATCGCACCTCTTGTAGGGGCAATTGCCGCTGGAAACACGGTTGTATTAAAGCCTTCCGAATTGACACCTAATGTTTCTAATCTCCTTGCAAACATGTTACGAGAGTTATTTCCCTCCGAACTTGTTGCGGTTGTTGAAGGAGGAATTGACGAGAGTACAGCATTGTTAAAAGAGCCGTTTGATTATATTTTCTTCACAGGCAGTGTTGGGGTAGGGAAAATTGTTATGGAAGCAGCGTCTAAAAACTTGATCCCTCTTACATTAGAGCTTGGCGGGAAAAGTCCATGTATTGTGCATAATGATGCAAAATTAGAAATAGCAGCAAGGCGTATTGTTTGGGGGAAATTCTTGAATGCGGGACAAACATGTGTTGCGCCGGATTATATATATGTTCATTCTTCAGTAAAAGAACAATTTATTGCAGCATTACGAACTGAAATTAAAAATCAATATGGCGAAAAACCTCTGCAAAATGAAAATTATGTTCGGATCGTTAGTAAACGTCATTTTGAAAGGTTATGTTCGTTTTTACAAGATGGCAAGGTTGAAATTGGCGGAAAATATAATGAAGAAACGTTACATATTGAGCCGAGTGTTGTAACGAATATTACATGGCAGGATTCGATTATGGCGGATGAAATTTTCGGTCCGATTTTGCCAATTATGGAGTACGA
Coding sequences within it:
- a CDS encoding anti-repressor SinI family protein, whose translation is MYKEKADTLDQDWIDLMLEALDAGIAIQDIEHFFQRMNQPTRN
- a CDS encoding immune inhibitor A domain-containing protein; the encoded protein is MKKKPFKVLSTLAVAAVLGCSFGAGSQSVYAETPAKTPTSPIDDHLIPEERLADALKKRGVIDSSASKEETKKAVEKYVEKKKGDKPGKEETTGDSVTKEASDFLKKVKDAKADTKEKLEKPANGNGAGTGPVRGALNGKVPTTPAKAKEYNGEVRKDKVLVLLVEYADFKHNNIDKEPGYMYSSDFNQEHYQKMLFGNEPFKLEDGTSIETFKKYYEEQSGGSYTVDGTVTKWLTVPGKAADYGADAGDGHDNKGPLGPRDLIKDALKAAVDSGLDLSEFDQFDQYDVNKDGNQNQPDGLVDHLMVIHAGVGQEAGGGKLGDDAIWSHRWTIGPKPYEIEGTKSKVPYWNGKMAAFDYTIEPEDGAVGVFAHEYGHDLGLPDEYDTKYSGGGEPIQSWSIMSGGSWAGKIAGTTPTSLSPQNKEFFQKTIGGNWANIAEVDYDKLNRGIGYATYLDQSVTKTARPGMVRVNLPDKEVKGIEPAFGKKYYYSTKGDDLHTTLETPLFDLTNATNAKFDYKSLYEIETDYDFLEVHAVAEDGTKTLVDTIGNKNVKDGADTTLGKWVDKSYDLSQFKGKKVKLVFEYVTDGGLALNGFTLDNATLTVDGNVVFSDDAEGTPQFKLDGFVASNGIEQKKHNYYVEWRNYAGADEALKYARGPVYNTGMVVWYADSSYTDNWVGVHPGYGFLGVVDSHPEAIAGTLNGKPTFKDSTRYQIADAAFSFDQTPAWKVVSPTRGTFEYNGLPGVAKFDDSKAYINKQIPDAGRILPKLGLKFEVVGQADDKSAGAVRLYR
- a CDS encoding aldehyde dehydrogenase, translated to MNITSIVNEQKSYFYKGHTRNIEERKQHLKKLYEGIQRFESDIFQALKLDLNKSDHESFTTEVGYVLKEISFLMKHLSSWSKPRRVRTALTHVGSKGKVVPEPYGVTLVMAPWNYPFQLAIAPLVGAIAAGNTVVLKPSELTPNVSNLLANMLRELFPSELVAVVEGGIDESTALLKEPFDYIFFTGSVGVGKIVMEAASKNLIPLTLELGGKSPCIVHNDAKLEIAARRIVWGKFLNAGQTCVAPDYIYVHSSVKEQFIAALRTEIKNQYGEKPLQNENYVRIVSKRHFERLCSFLQDGKVEIGGKYNEETLHIEPSVVTNITWQDSIMADEIFGPILPIMEYEKIEDIVEIIQRQPKSLALYVFSENKEIQKQVTSNISYGGGCINDVVYHLATPYLPFGGVGSSGLGSYHGKQSFRTFSHYKSILSQSTVFDMKIRYSSTKSALKFIRKLLK